DNA from Arthrobacter sp. SLBN-112:
GCTGCTGTTCTTTGCCTTCACATGGGGTGCTGCGGTGTCTGTTGCCGTGACCCTGCTCATCCAGCCGTTCTTTGTGATCGCCTTCCAGTTCACCGACGAGCCCGACCTGCAGACCTACATGGCCACCGTGCAGGCACCCATCGTCGAGGAATTCGCCAAGTCACTTGGCCTGCTCATCCTCCTCCTCGCGGCACGCCGCCAATTCGATGGGCCAGTGGACGGCGTGGTGTTCGCCTTCACCATCGCCGGCGGATTCGCCTTCACCGAAAACATCCTCTATTTCGGCAGGGCCATCGCGGAATCGGCATCCCCGGCAAGCGACTTCGCCCAGGTCTTCTTCCTCCGCGGCGTGATGTCCCCGTTCGCCCATGCTATTTTCACCGGGACCACCGGCCTGATTATGGGCTTCGCTGCCAGGCGCTGGCACACGGGCGCTTCGATTGCCGCTTTTTTCGTGGGGCTGCTGCCGGCCATGTTCCTGCACAACAGGTGGAACAGCATGGGCCAGGGATTCCTCCTGGACTACCTCCTGGTCCAGGTGCCCATCTTCCTCCTGGCAGTGGGCGGCATCATCTTCCTGCGGGTGGCCGAGAACCGCCTGACCCGCCAGCGGCTGATGGAGTACTCCGCAGCCGGCTGGTTTACACCGGCCGAAGTCCAGTTGCTGGCCACCCGCGGCGGCAGGCGAACGGTCCTGGCATGGGCTGCGGGTTCGGGCAGGAAGCGCCAGATGAAACAGTTCGTGAAGGCGGCCACCCAGCTTGCCAACACCCGCCAGCGGATCCTGAGCGGACGCGAGGTTGCGCTGCACCAGGCAGAGGAAAGGCAGCAGCTCCAGCGCATCGTATCCCTG
Protein-coding regions in this window:
- a CDS encoding PrsW family intramembrane metalloprotease, which encodes MPMYPQQPPSGLPDDPYRGATGPLPQQANPSWMGHVQPEHYRAAPGHQGQPLAVLVPPGAQGTALQASRTRSGLVGLTVAGAVLAFLSLFLVVPFLLSNTGAGGFLIGFVASLIPLSVVLAAVHIIDRWEPEPKRLLFFAFTWGAAVSVAVTLLIQPFFVIAFQFTDEPDLQTYMATVQAPIVEEFAKSLGLLILLLAARRQFDGPVDGVVFAFTIAGGFAFTENILYFGRAIAESASPASDFAQVFFLRGVMSPFAHAIFTGTTGLIMGFAARRWHTGASIAAFFVGLLPAMFLHNRWNSMGQGFLLDYLLVQVPIFLLAVGGIIFLRVAENRLTRQRLMEYSAAGWFTPAEVQLLATRGGRRTVLAWAAGSGRKRQMKQFVKAATQLANTRQRILSGREVALHQAEERQQLQRIVSLRAAVAG